aggactggggtggcataacaaaaataacaaacatgggaggggggtggggcaaaacaagagttcatagggggcagtccaaagggttggggggaacagtcccagtccccggctgcgctcgaggcgctgagtcctgggggacttaggaggagtcccgggggaacagtctttggccctgggagtctcccagggaccggctggacagggcttgacgccggctggaaggccggctggacagggcttgacgccggctggaaggccggctggacagggcttgacgccggctggaaggccggctggacagggcttgacgccggctggaaggccggctggacagggcttgacgccggctggaaggccggctggacagggcttgacgccggctggaaggccggctggacagggcttgacgccggctggatcaccggctggacgccggctggatcaccggactggacgccggctggatcaccggactggacgccggctggatcaccggactggacgccggctggatcaccggactggacgccggctggatcaccggactggacgccggctggatcaccggactggacgccggctggatcaccggactggacgccggctggatcaccggactggacgccggctggatcaccggactggacgccggctggatcaccggactggacgccggctggatcaccggactggacgccggctggatcaccggactggacgccggctggatcaccggactggacgccggctggatcaccggactggacgccggctggacaccggactggacgccggctggatcaccggactggacgccggctggatcaccggactggacgccggctggatcaccggactggacggctggacgccggctggacaccggactggacgccggctggacaccggactggacgccggctgcaccggactggacgccggctgcaccggactggacgccggctgcaccggactggacttcCCCCTCCTCAGCTTCTTCTTCCtggaccggcccacaggacatgtggccggttgTTGAGAAGCGGTGGGGGGCACGGCTAGCTCCGTGCTAGAGGAGTcagacggggagtcccacgactccctccgtCGGCGCCGTCCACGGAGACTGGTGGGCGGAGAAGGGACTGAGTTCCCCAATGTGGCGATGGCCAGGACGCGACCCTCTGGCACAGTAGCTAGCCGGCGGGAAGCCCGGGCCGGTGCAATGGACTTAGGGTTGTCCCGGTCAGCCAAAATCCAGACCAGGTTGTCAAAACTGGGGGGacccagcatcctcatctcgctAGGGGAGAGGGGTTCGGTGAGGCCACGATTAAAAATGGAGCCAAGCTCCTCCTCACCGAACACCCAATCTGCTGACGCATCCAGGAACTCGTCCACATAGTCCATGGAGGACCGGCTCCCCTGGCGGATCCCGAAAAGGCAGTGAGTCAGGGAGGATCGCTGGGAGTCagccatgctgcctgctgggttcaaacGGGCtggtggattctgtcacggttgGTGGTGAacgagaacccaagcgcaggcaggcagtgaaggggttaacaaaaagactttattcaaacagaaacaaaacacccacaatggggaaaacggaactcagaaatatatatataaaacaaaagacttcccacgagggggcaaaatgaaaacaagacaaataactaaactcaaggtactcgacacaacgtcttaaactaaaacaaggcaggataaaactaaagcaaaaacacaagactcacagttctcacacgacacaggaacacgggcgacggcatgaacacatacacacaatccacgagcacaggacaaagaaacatgagggtataaataggaaagacacatgagggataacgacatggggcaggtgtgggacattaaacactcagggaaagataacgaggaaacgagacactggagagaacgtatattattgtcaaaaggacaataatatgtttctctccacacataaccaaaggctttgccatggctctgctacaggaccaagaaaaacatgaataaggaagcagagccatgacaaaatgGTATCATAGATGTACAAAGTATATAATGTGGCTCATGTGACATGATATTCGTATTTTGTAGGCATGCATTGCTTACATCAAATAATAGTACTTAAAATGTTTGTACCGCCATATTGATCtgcaatttattttgtataatttttgAATCACCGCTCAGTAACGTGTTCTTATTTCATGGGGAAGGGCAAAATCATCATATGGTATGACTTTAACAACTACCGCAaacaaataatgttattttttcaaataagcctataactaaaaaaatacatatttatgagtgaaaaaaatgaaacatcacTAAAACAACCCAAGTGGTGATAATATTCAACGCAATGAATTAGCAAAACTGCAAAAACACTGATTAAAATTCAGAATGAGTAATGCAAGCTACAGTAAAACTCTCACAACTCAGAATTATAACCGGTACAGGACTAAGTTAAGCACAAAGGGCTAAACTTATTTACACCATATAGAAGAAAATCACGCATGACACCCTCTGATCAAAGAGATGGGGATTGTAAAAATCCTTATAAAGGAAGATTCCCCTCCCATATTCACACACCCCAAAGCTGTCAGATCAAGTATATGTGTAGAAGTAGGCTCACAAGATGGTCAGCAAAAGCTATCTCATCTAAACACAGGATGCGGAGCCTAGATGAGGGGCGATGCACTAGATAAGATAAATGCTAATAAATTCACTGATTTAGGGAGCTTAATTCATACCAagaataaaacatgatgaaTAGTGCTGATACCTCAAAACTGAAGTGGGTTGGATCATACTGTATCTGGCTTGCTTCCAGAATGAAACTAAAGGAAAGAATTCTAATAATCACCAAACGGTACATCCAAGCGTGCACAGTAGCAAGCACCCAAACTTCATGCAGTAAGTTAACCTTTGCAGGGATTTTGTATGCCTTCGGGTTTATGTTATTAAGAGAATTTGTGTTTTACATCATTATGATCATGATTATTAGTTACTTTCATTtctaatatgaatataaattatttatttatttacatctgTCTGGCATGGTGTAAATTTAGGacagtttttattgtttgttatatAACTGTTTTTGAAGATTTAGTTGTCTTATGCATAAGTTTCAAAGTTTCAAAGATGGTAAGTGTCAAGTTGAAAACAACATCCAAGTATTCTAAACCTCAAATATGTTTCATCTTCAGAGATGTTCCTTTCgtctgttaaatgtttttttcttgtatttgtatatttctCATGTAATGTGGTGAGGTTGATGTGTGCGATCTTTGTCACTGCAAACACAAATCATAATTCGTaaataacaaacattaaaaaatccaaTTACAGCAGCAAACCCAGAACTCTTTTAGGTTCTTAGCTGAAATAACCGATTCAACCTTTTTGTTGTTGAATTTCATATTTGCACTTCCAATGCTTGAAAATCCATATTGCATTAAAGAGAGTGACCAGACATCCCTGTTTCACTGTGTTTACCAGTTTGATAACAAAATTGGTTTCACCTGTTAGTCACTAAGTTTTATATTTGAGGCTACATATTTGCAATATCCTTTTTAGCGGTTGCCTGGAATCAAAATGGAAAATTCTTTGCTTTTGTATGTTAAAGGAACAAGATTTTGCTCTGGCTCTAACTTTACCCAACAGTAAACTGGACTCTATACTGAACCCATGCCCCCTGGGTGCATTAAGTTTGTTTACTAAATTCACAAGCTTTTGTTACTCATTCTGTTTGGACTGATGGATCACATAGGCATAGCCGCGGGCTTTTGATCAAGGGGgcctgtgatttttttttttgccagggcagaagttatgactgtgccatgGACGAGCCActtagtttaatgttaataaataacggaggcaaaaaatagttgctgccgagaataaagaaggATGCCAGTGTGCTTATaggatacagcataaaaacaaacacataaacacatgttatatgtatgcctatagccaaagcaCAATCTGCTGTACGAAACTAACTTAGCTGTGCGGCGGCAGCTTAACCATCCAAACATCAACCTATAATAAACCATGGGCAAACCAGTCACGCGACTAAACACAACTGCATGCTGCACGGCAACAGCACATAGAAATCAACCCGTAACGTTACACATTCCGCCTGTAGACCTATTAGCCACAAtctcaaataaagaaataactgtcttacattactgctggcctgcatgcaaaactccgAAAGTGGCCTTGCATGAGGACATTAATgttcagttaaaaaaaagtctgaaattcgTTTTTGCGCCATTCGGACAAGACCGCTTGTgacacttgaccttcactaacgCTTTGACGTCATGAGACACTtgtgttgtcattgtaacagtaacgttattaTACTAATATCTTCAAAGACAATATAACAAATAATTGTATTAGAAATGTAATAATACGTTACATATCCCTCAGCAAGATTTTTTTGGTCATCAATATTTGGAGATAGTTAATAAATAGTTAATAAATTCTTTGTTAGTAACAAAGTAAAGGAAGTTTcttataaaataatgcacagaATCTACCCAGTAATACATGTATTGGAacgttttaaattaaatattgacTATTCATGTGAATTCTGTAATAAGAAAAAggaatttcatttattttttcattgtatTCATACTAAAAAATTTTGGGTTGATGTAGAGAATTTCATTACAAGAAAACTTGATGTAGCTGTTAAACTCAGTGGGTCGGACATAATGTTATATGTTAATGATTGCGGGATAGAAAAGgataaagcatatatcattcAACTAATAGTTTTAATGGGAAACTTTCATATACATAAAATGAGTTTGGTCAGGTGGTAAGCCTAATTTCTTTCAATTTCTTTCAATTCATCAACGAATTTAAACAATACTGTGGCATGTTGCATGGGTGTAAAAGTGGAAAGGCTTGCAGGACTTCAAATATTGTATACAAGCTAGAAATGGATAGTTGAATTGCACcgtgttttttcattttttttttttcattttatgtgtttttcttatttcctCTGGCTGTATTTATGTTGTAAAAACAATGTtgtatgtattattcaataatTTGTATACTGAAGACATTTGTGAGTAATACTGTAATTCTCTTTTATTGTTAATATATGTTGTAGCAATAAAAAAGGTAAACTTAAAAAACAGTaatgttattaaaacaaaaacagtaacgttattaatgttttcaatagatattagtgaatagacacattaagaaaatgtattatatttatttttgataaaacattttcatttatggggtgtctatttacactgagtacaaatagcctgCCCAAGGCAGCAATGCTTTTTACACTAACTGAAAATAgctgcatttattttggattaagtagaaatagtagtcaTGCTATTGATGCTtctaaatagtggcagataatgTTACTGTTTGCACCTCACTactgttgtgcattaaacattatgcaatcaTAACAGTgttaatcattatatttataaatattattaaaatgatggcaacttgttgagatattaaagccctaaacccataaccttaccctaaacctaaactttgtAATTGTGTATAACTTCTTAATGTtgttataattaaaattataatcaAATATAGGTGCTGCGCCGACAGTCATCGTATTACCGCGAGAATTTCTCGAAAGCATAAGGAGCAGTTTGCTCTCGCTGCATTTTGATGTCAAACGGCAATAGGTCTGCGTTGAGCTGCATGAAGTCTAGCACACCTAAGATTTAGGCACATAACAATCAACATAACGAGTTCGTGACATTTTAACTGTCCATGTAAAGTTTCTTGATACATTACATCTATCGAAGGACTGAAATAGAACTTCTtacctttaaaatgtacaaaacgcCCTTTATTTGCCTCTGTACAAAATCGTTTACAATATCTGTTTTGTCCATCTGACGCGCGCGCTGACTACAAAAGTTCAAAAAGACTTCTTATCACATGCCACTGTGACAGGGTTTTGCATGGATTAAAACCTTGTGATCGGCAGACACAGGTCGACGATGATTAgcaccaaaataaaagtcatatgtATTCACCTAAATGAGCTCAGAGGgtcagttcaccaaaaaatgaaaattctgattcCTCTGattattccaaacctatatattttttgttctgctgaacacaaaggaagatatttaagtatttatttcccctactatggcagtaaaaaGGGTATgaggtctgtttggttactgaaattcttccaaatatcttcctttgtggtTTTTATTAGCAAAATGTCACTTGATGCACTTTTGATTTGCCCACAGTTCAGCCTGCAATGCATTTGCCTGTCATGAAAATAATTTGCTTCTTCTGCTTCTCTTCGCCAGCATCTCTTCATCTGACAAGCTGAAAGAACCTGATTGATTTCTTCTCACAACACATGATAATGTAAGAGAGTATTTTTTCTGTCACtgacaatttttattttccattttgttCCACGGGTTgtcttattaaaataaaacttgaaTAAAGCTTAAggaattatttaataatattcttgtttcattttctttttattggtTGGCCTAATATCTTAACTAGCAGGCATTGTGCTTAGTAATAGGTTCAGTTACCAGGAAACagataaaatgtattcattgaATTCCCATTGACTTTACATAAAAGCTCTataaaaatgcttaaatgtgtttttgaggCTTGGTATGACCTCCATCATATCATTTCTCTCGTTTGTATGATACCTGAAAGAACATGAATACTTTGAAAAAGTATTATATGATTATAAAGTAATATtataaatttgtttgtaattGATTGGTTTATATTATTAGTATATTGTCCATATTTTTCTGGTTGCCTGCATTGGCAGTGTAATACACATGGTGGTTTGATCTGTTATGCAGTCTCCCTCTGAGAGACTCCTGCAGTCTTTCTCTCAGGCAAACATATAAACCCAATTGCAGGCTAAGCTAGTACTTTTTGTTGCTGTAGTTAAATCTGACATGAAAAGCCTTTGAACAAGAACACAGAACTATATTTCCAAACTGGAGTTATGTGTAGTGTCTGACAAGAGTGAGCGAGTTGCAGATAAAGCGGCAAGAATCCTCACACAAAGGAGCCATTAAACCTCCTCTGACCTGATGCATTCTGAATAATCAACATGTTTACGGAGGAAGTAGGAGGTTGTCACCTATCTGAATTACATATTATCTGTCTAGCAAAGATGCATTATTTCTAGTTTAGAGGGTCTGTATTTTATTCTAAAGaaggaaatatggcagaatcCAGTCTGGCAGATTTAATGCTAGTCTGAGTGTTAAAGTATAAGGAATTGTATTTTGTAGCATTTTCATGCACAATTTCTTGACTGTGAGGTCACAATCAACTTTGTGTTGTGTAGCTGTTTCTCAAATCATGTAGGATGCCAGATTTTAGCCTGTGTCATGTCCTCAACAACCAACATTCAAATAATTCCAGAATATGctatttaaattctgtcatctttgatCACGGGCCTTCCATATACGCTTTTCGGCTACATTGACTTAAATAGTAAATACCATGCGACTAATATCTATGTCTAAAGTATACCAAGAACCAGACCTTCCCTAGAAAAGATCCTCAGCGTTGACATCGACAGATGGCAGCCGCAGATCATTGAGTAAATCGTAAGAGCTGTCAATACACCACAAGGTTGATCCAGGGGTCAAAGTCAGTGGGTATGAGTTTCATGCTCCATGTGTAAAGCTTTTATTAAGCATTCCAGTGATCCACAATTAGTAATCGGAAATGTAAACGGGTATCAGGAGCAATGTAAACAATCTAGAATTAATAGCAACCAAACCCAAAATATAATCCAATACCATAAAAGCAATAAACTAAAAACCAAGGCAAGAGATCAGAAAAGAGGTCTTAGTGTGTAATTGTTTTACacacttttttatgttttttaattagTGGTTTTTAAATCAGCCATTTTTTTAGCCAAAACATACAACTctcttatttgtatattaatttaGTATCAGTATTTGCAACAATTTGATAATGCGTTAATGTGTATAATGCAGCAAAGTTGTGGTAATGCTGTTTTAACATGGTAGTTTTGGAAAGTAATTCTGTATGTCATGGTATATTATTGCTGTAATTTTTTTCCCTGTCTGTTATCTTTTGGTTTTTCCACAATACCTTTTAAGTTTCTTCAGGAACTGCCTCACACAATCCAAGAAGGTTAATGTACGACAAGAAGACCTTTTACAATGCTTTCTGCTaggcatttttcatttttaaacactttttttaaatgtcagtgCTGACAGTCTTAACTTTGCAGCAGTTATAAATTGGTTGTGTCAAATGGcaaacatgtatttaaaaacttttgaaacacaaaaatgtttgGCCAGGAAAAGTTTTAATAGCAGCTGTTAATCTCTTCCCTTTTTTCTTCACCTAGATTTTTCATCCatgttcaaacacacacacacatttttagtttgttaCTAAAACTACAATAACATCAAGTTCATTTTGTGCTTACAGGGTCGTAACGACATCACAAAAAGCagcatgtttgtatttattattttgataatttaGCACATTGCTGTGTTCTGTCAGGTtctaaaaaaattgaaattgctCACTCCCATTTTACTTCACATATGTGCCAAGTGCCATATTCAACTTTTATGAGTTAGATCGAGTACAAAATCACTTTGAAGTACAGTGTAATGATTACAGGTTACCACATTTGACAGTAGAGaagaatacatttaattacAGAATAAAAGTCATACAATTGCCGGAAGGTTTCCTTATAAAACTAAATGTACAAACAAGTAATCTACAAATAAGATCCACATAGTGTTGTGTTAGTGTATGTAAATAAGGCCAGTGCTTAAGCATATGAATATGAAATTCTGAATGTTCTGCACCATgaattattgtaataatattcACATAAGTAGTCTCTTCTTCTGTGAATTGTgcataacaaatacaaaattgataaatgttaaatagtgttacacattaaacaacattttgtgtCTGTAGACTATATACTATATCACATAATGTACAGAATTTATTGAAGATCATATGGACTACTAGActaatgcccggtttcacagacaaggcttaaggctagacTACAATTAACGTTTGgactgtcttaactgaaaactaCTTGCcctaaaatatcttaaaatatgtcagtgccattttgtctcaagatgcacaccagtaatgtttccttttaaggcatttttgtaaaagcaacTTAATTTAACTATGGTTTAGTCCTGTCTTAAACTAAGCCCTGTCTGTTTAAGATTATTGTCTTTATCTTctgtaaataatttttattttgcccTATGATAGACTTTGCTAAAATCATGGTAATGCTTTGCACATTATAGCACTTTCCATTCCAAACTCAGCATTAAATTCAGCAGTATTTTGATGTGAATAAACGTCTGTTTTTACGTGGCTTCTGTATAACATAAGTAAAAGAGCAAAGATCTAATGATTACTCTAAAAACTGCATGTCCCCTTCATGAGTTTCCTCAAGATAATTTGGCCCCCTGAAGAAGATAATTGAAGACTTTGTTCTATAGAATAATCTGGTTCTTGAAGCTCCTGTTGAGATCTTTATGAGGCAAGACGATTGAGTTTCTAATAATGACCTCTGACGGAATATTCACATTGCAGCCTAGAAGGAAAAGACAGAAAAGGGATGGTTGGATAAACCTCCTAATGTGAAGAAAAATGTTGCAGGATAAATACAGTAGCAAGCTGCTTAATTATTATATACTAAAGCAACAGCTCCACCTACTGGAATGCATATCCTAGGACATCTTATTAATTTGTGAAGACACTTAATTATAATACACCACATTGGAAGCAGGtttgtgtttgtaaaaatgATAATCATGATAAAGTAAATTAGTaaactaattgtttttgtttggaaTTTGTTCTTTCAATGCAACTAACATCCTGCCAGTTACAATTTCTAAACACGTCATAAAAAGCATCCTGATGAATGTATGTTATCTTTAACAATTTCTATACAACAAATACAACCTCAGCTATTTAAATTTAAGTAATTTGACTTGTTGAAACAGGCAAGGGCTTCATACCAAGAATTGTGATGGATGGAGTTAGACCTCCATCCCTGAACAGTGTCTCGCTGTCAATCTTAGCATAGGGGTCGTTGGGGTTGGGGTCACTTGGCGTTCCCTCCACTCTTGCCCACTTCCCCACTGTACTGTCCCACCCAACAATACTGTTCAACACACAGCAGTGGTCCTAAAATAGAGATCCAGATTACAATGTCACTATTACTGTATTTGTAATGTCTCATGAAAGAATAATACACTGTGACTACTGACTACATTGACTCACCTGTAATACAGCTCCATGTAAAATGATGGACTCCCTCACTCTTACACCGCCTCCAATCGTCACCCCTTTCCCAACGGAAACATTAGGACCCagctaaagacagagagaaaataaatgcatattcAAGTATATAGTAGAATCCTACAAATCCTTGTATTTGCAGTTATATGTGTACATACCACAGCTGTAGGGTCAATGTTAGCTGTAGGGTGGATATAAACATCTCCTAAAGGTGGAAAATAAATCAAGTTCAGTGACCTTCTATGATTTACTTCTGCAGTTTTCAACCTTTAACAAGCTTGGTGGTTAGGAACATGTTACATGACATATATACTGTTACATGACAAtataattgtaattttaatCTTTTTAGCTTTAGCCTTGAAGTTCAACTATATATTGCAGTTTGTTTTACAATTacaatacatttcattttgtaAGCAAATTGTAATTTAAATACTGTACTTTACTGAAGTACAACATTACCAGTGGACCACCTGTTAAAGACCCCTGCTTTACTAAAATGGGATTCAATTATACAACTACTGAGTGCTATACTAATTAATGATAAAATATGTCAATTAATTTATGGAGGTGTACTTATTCACAGAAAGAATATTTTCTTCAACATACCTATTATTTTTGGTTTCCCCTCTTGGTTTGTTGTCAGTCTTTCAGGATGTGTCTGATGATACCGGTTGAGATATAAACGACTAGCATATATTGCTGACCTGTCAATCACGTTATATAATGTCAAAATagataaagaaaagagagacATGTAAATGAATGACTGGTAGAAAAACATCATGTATTTCGTATTCACCCTGCAGACTTAATTTGACTCCAGAAATGCTGTTTTTTGTAGACATAGAGTTTGTTCAGTCCTGCTAAGGATGTAAAGATGTCCTGTTCCAGGCAAATCACCTCTGGCATCTGTCTGCCATACATGAGCTCTTCTCTATAGAAAAACAATACTAATTTCAACACAAAGAGGTCCAACTGAGCAAAGGATGAGTTATGGTCTGTGCTTGTAATTTTGGTTTATAGGCTGACACTCACTGGATTCTTTCTTGTTGGTTCTTCTGGAAAACCTTCCCAATATGACTGAAAATATCTGGTGTGAACAAATAGATACCACAGTTGATAATATCACTTACAAACGTACTGGGTTTCTCCACAAAATGGAGCACCTAGAAGAAAATAaagtaacaaagaaaaataaaaaaaaacattaataaattaaCATACTCTTAATCATTGTAGCCTGAATGTTTTTCAAactgtattactgaaatgaATCCCCATATGCACTAGTCTACATGGAAGCAAATCTATATTGGTAGTACCTCATTTGTTTGTTGGTTTTCCACAATGCAGCCGTAGTTCAGAGATTGTGTTCTGTTAGCCTGCAAAGAGTAAAGTGACATGTTTGGACCAAATTCCCAAGATCATATTCTCTACTCACCCATTCACTAAACTTAACCTACTGTGGTTCCAAGTATGACTCCACAATGACTGTCCCCATGCTGGCGGTGAAACCGGAGCATTTCCTGCAAGGGGAATTCGGAGCACACATCAGCGTTCATGAGGAAGAATGCATCCGGCCCTCCAGACAGGATCTGATCCCGAAAGTGATAGATCCCACCACCTGTTCCCATTGCAGCAAACTCCTGCAGGTACCTT
The Triplophysa rosa linkage group LG7, Trosa_1v2, whole genome shotgun sequence genome window above contains:
- the gmppab gene encoding mannose-1-phosphate guanyltransferase alpha-B isoform X2, with amino-acid sequence MVQHHIEACAQVPDVKEIILIGFYQPNEELNRFISSAQQEFKISIRYLQEFAAMGTGGGIYHFRDQILSGGPDAFFLMNADVCSEFPLQEMLRFHRQHGDSHCGVILGTTANRTQSLNYGCIVENQQTNEVLHFVEKPSTFVSDIINCGIYLFTPDIFSHIGKVFQKNQQERIQEELMYGRQMPEVICLEQDIFTSLAGLNKLYVYKKQHFWSQIKSAGSAIYASRLYLNRYHQTHPERLTTNQEGKPKIIGDVYIHPTANIDPTAVLGPNVSVGKGVTIGGGVRVRESIILHGAVLQDHCCVLNSIVGWDSTVGKWARVEGTPSDPNPNDPYAKIDSETLFRDGGLTPSITILGCNVNIPSEVIIRNSIVLPHKDLNRSFKNQIIL
- the gmppab gene encoding mannose-1-phosphate guanyltransferase alpha-B isoform X1, which codes for MLKAIILIGGPQKGTRFRPLSFEVPKPLFPVAGVPMVQHHIEACAQVPDVKEIILIGFYQPNEELNRFISSAQQEFKISIRYLQEFAAMGTGGGIYHFRDQILSGGPDAFFLMNADVCSEFPLQEMLRFHRQHGDSHCGVILGTTANRTQSLNYGCIVENQQTNEVLHFVEKPSTFVSDIINCGIYLFTPDIFSHIGKVFQKNQQERIQEELMYGRQMPEVICLEQDIFTSLAGLNKLYVYKKQHFWSQIKSAGSAIYASRLYLNRYHQTHPERLTTNQEGKPKIIGDVYIHPTANIDPTAVLGPNVSVGKGVTIGGGVRVRESIILHGAVLQDHCCVLNSIVGWDSTVGKWARVEGTPSDPNPNDPYAKIDSETLFRDGGLTPSITILGCNVNIPSEVIIRNSIVLPHKDLNRSFKNQIIL